In Streptomyces violaceusniger Tu 4113, one DNA window encodes the following:
- a CDS encoding DUF2637 domain-containing protein, whose translation MSEDRITQRTVTVIMGIIAALAFVFSFGNVWALALRLGVPAPVAPLIAPMVDLSVVGLLVALRYLSLRGVPAEQIKGATRLMHLSGLLTLALNVAEPIVAGHYGRAAVDAVAPLLLLGWGAVGPQLLRHFHTVAHAAPASASSPAPVEKAPAPAPEPAPAPEPVSPPATPKRESSPVVTVPVPLLNAARTIADTYRAEHGEPITPAQLRTRLGVALPLATAAHAQL comes from the coding sequence ATGTCTGAGGACCGGATCACTCAGCGCACCGTGACCGTGATCATGGGCATCATCGCGGCCCTGGCCTTCGTCTTCTCCTTCGGCAACGTCTGGGCCCTGGCCCTGCGCCTCGGTGTCCCCGCCCCGGTCGCACCGCTGATCGCCCCGATGGTCGACCTGTCCGTCGTCGGCCTCCTGGTCGCCCTGCGCTACCTGTCCCTGCGCGGCGTCCCGGCCGAACAGATCAAGGGCGCCACCCGGCTGATGCACTTGTCCGGGCTGCTGACCCTGGCCCTCAACGTCGCCGAACCGATCGTCGCCGGGCACTACGGCCGGGCCGCCGTGGACGCGGTTGCCCCGCTCCTTCTCCTGGGCTGGGGAGCCGTCGGCCCGCAACTCCTGCGCCACTTCCACACCGTCGCCCACGCCGCCCCGGCTTCAGCCTCGTCGCCCGCTCCGGTGGAGAAGGCACCGGCCCCCGCGCCGGAGCCTGCCCCGGCCCCCGAACCGGTCTCGCCACCAGCCACGCCGAAGCGAGAGTCTTCCCCGGTGGTCACGGTGCCCGTGCCGCTGCTGAACGCGGCGCGCACCATCGCCGACACCTACCGGGCTGAACACGGCGAGCCCATCACCCCGGCTCAGCTCCGGACTCGCCTCGGCGTCGCACTGCCGTTGGCTACCGCCGCGCACGCCCAGCTCTGA